The Fusarium keratoplasticum isolate Fu6.1 chromosome 8, whole genome shotgun sequence genome includes a region encoding these proteins:
- a CDS encoding Arrestin-N domain-containing protein, with amino-acid sequence MIAEKSLPTFVDSQTKLPMTPPEYDHIGIQRGGTSHPWGMASNALASILRARAKKTEVNVSLNGHFNSKVYTTDSEVSGNVTISPSRNMQFDRIDISLVGSGETRRDGPDITHLTTHRFLRLEMPIDDDEYPANHVFEAGKGYTFAFNFNIPAHLTSQACIHRVESDYVWEKHMCLPPTVGGWEKDDLAPDMARISYSIRACVLKNSKQGPVVISESSHPINVMPSTFEEPPLSITKSDDLYALERTKNVRKNMFSAVQGRISAVAAEPDAIHLSKEGHEASPSTIPVSLTFEPSAADVIPPQFTSASIKIQAHTWFRDQPMTRLPNLGGQTDNFAYPASVSLRKTKPSVEWTQNVDMEQSDKGSPVFHTATIQVPFKLPTADKMFIPTFHSCIIARVYTARLVLEGDTKVELTVPVQVVMD; translated from the coding sequence ATGATCGCTGAAAAGTCCCTCCCAACCTTTGTCGACTCTCAGACAAAGCTGCCCATGACGCCGCCAGAGTATGACCACATTGGTATCCAGCGCGGCGGAACTTCTCACCCTTGGGGAATGGCTTCTAATGCTTTGGCCTCGATCCTGCGTGCCCGGGCCAAAAAGACCGAGGTCAACGTCTCTCTCAATGGCCACTTTAACTCCAAGGTCTACACCACCGACTCTGAGGTCTCTGGAAACGTCACCATCTCACCCTCGAGGAACATGCAATTCGACAGAATCGATATCTCCCTCGTTGGATCAGGAGAGACTCGCCGCGATGGTCCCGATATCACACACTTGACGACTCATCGGTTCCTCCGGTTGGAGATGCCcattgatgacgacgagtaCCCGGCGAACCACGTCTTTGAGGCTGGCAAGGGTTACACTTTTGCCTTTAACTTTAACATTCCCGCCCACCTCACTTCGCAGGCCTGCATCCACAGGGTCGAGTCGGATTATGTCTGGGAGAAGCACATGTGTTTGCCCCCGACTGTTGGAGGCTGGGAGAAGGACGACCTGGCTCCGGATATGGCGCGCATCAGCTACAGCATCAGGGCTTGCGTTCTGAAAAATTCCAAGCAGGGTCCTGTGGTTATTTCTGAGAGCTCGCATCCCATCAATGTGATGCCTTCGACTTTTGAGGAGCCACCCCtgagcatcaccaagagcgACGACTTGTATGCTCTCGAGCGAACAAAGAATGTCCGCAAGAACATGTTTTCAGCTGTTCAGGGCCGCATCTCTGCCGTGGCTGCTGAGCCTGACGCCATCCACCTCAGCAAGGAAGGCCACGAAGCCAGCCCATCTACGATTCCTGTCAGCCTCACATTTGAACCATCTGCAGCCGATGTTATTCCCCCGCAGTTCACTTCAGCCTCTATCAAGATCCAAGCGCACACCTGGTTCCGCGATCAACCGATGACCCGTCTACCAAACCTAGGCGGACAGACCGACAACTTTGCATATCCCGCGTCTGTATCTCTGCGAAAGACAAAGCCCAGCGTGGAGTGGACGCAGAATGTCGACATGGAGCAGTCTGATAAGGGGTCGCCAGTCTTTCACACTGCAACCATTCAGGTTCCGTTCAAGCTGCCAACAGCAGATAAGATGTTTATCCCAACCTTTCACTCGTGCATTATCGCCAGAGTTTACACGGCTCGACTGGTTCTGGAGGGCGACACCAAGGTGGAACTGACAGTTCCGGTGCAAGTGGTCATGGACTGA